The following proteins are co-located in the Aquarana catesbeiana isolate 2022-GZ linkage group LG02, ASM4218655v1, whole genome shotgun sequence genome:
- the LOC141127825 gene encoding uncharacterized protein encodes MKASFTMRSQTVLLLLCVLLQASSGNGIQEEIFTRLGSDLLLPIRLNLTLNHPDRGRCDEIDWSYFDSTTQYYATIFLHRRCRLIEYENTFFSNTRISENGSLIIFNVTLENDGRYSVDIDSTGDYIQEDYYIVHVEVPVSVPLLYVSCLRNGSAEISCRVEEGTKPNIHLSVIGGSQERYSASANNITAIVGSPGPWNITCTVENRLNQSEISRAEVTCPGEETSEVDGEMSVDDNIKVFFLRDLV; translated from the exons GAAATGGTATTCAGGAGGAAATATTCACCCGGCTGGGATCTGACCTTCTCCTCCCCATCAGACTCAATCTCACCCTCAACCATCCAGATAGAGGGAGATGTGATGAGATTGATTGGAGTTATTTTGACTCAACCACACAATATTACGCCACAATATTTTTACACCGGAGATGTAGACTGATTGAATATGAGAATACATTCTTCTCCAATACAAGGATTTCAGAGAATGGAAGTCTGATCATATTCAATGTGACTCTGGAGAATGACGGGAGATACAGTGTGGATATAGACAGTACAGGAGACTATATACAGGAAGATTATTACATCGttcatgtagaag TTCCAGTATCGGTTCCGCTCCTCTATGTCTCATGTCTCCGGAATGGCAGCGCTGAGATCTCCTGCAGGGTGGAGGAGGGGACTAAGCCGAATATCCATCTATCTGTGATTGGAGGATCCCAGGAGAGATATTCCGCATCCGCCAATAACATTACAGCCATTGTGGGGTCACCGGGGCCCTGGAACATCACCTGTACTGTGGAGAATAGACTCAACCAGTCTGAGATAAGCAGAGCCGAAGTCACCTGTCCAGGTGAGGAGACATCAGAAGTGGATGGAGAAATGTCTGTAGATGACAATATAAAGGTTTTTTTTCTGAGAGACCTGGTGTAG